Sequence from the Deinococcus aquaedulcis genome:
CGTGAGGTGCGGCGCTCAGGGGCCGCCGAGCAGCCAACGGGGACTGAACTCCGCCGCGCCGCTCAGGCGCACCCGGTCCTCGGGGTGGGGTTCGCCGTCGCAGGGGGGTGTGGCCTGGGCCGGGCGCTGCAGCGGCCACACGCGGGCCAGGGCCCGCCCCGCGATATCGCCCACTGGCACGGGTCCAAACAGGCGGCTGTCCAGGCTCCCCCCGGGCGAGCGATTGTCGCCCAGCAGGTAGTAGTGCCCCGGCGGCACCGTGACTTCCGGCTGGGGTGCCGCCGCCGGCCACGGGGCCACGCCATTGGCCTGAGGCCCGAGGGTATCCAGGCAATACGCGGCCCAGAAGGTGCGGGCTACCTCGGGCAGCACCCGGCCGTTCACCCTTACCACGCCGCCCCGCAGGCTGACCCGGTCCCCCGGCAGGCCAATCACCCGCTTGACCAGAAAGGGCCGGTAGCGCCAGGGCAGCGGCATGCCCCGGTACATCTGGCTCCAGGCGGCTTCGGCGCCGCGTGGGGGCTTGAACACCACGATATCGCCCCGGGCGTAGCCCCCCACTCCCAGCCGGTGCACCCAGCCGCCGGCCTTTTCCACCGCCAGCCATTCGCCGTGGCGCAGGGCGGGCAGCATGCTGGCGCCGTCCACCTGCACCGCCGAGGCCCCAAACTGGGTGACCACCAGCGCAAACAGCACCGGCTGCCCCCACTCGCGCAGGGTGGCCCAGAGCCGCGCCGCCCACAGGCGCGTCATGGCTGCCCCGAGACGTGCAGCGGCGCCGCGAGGCTACCCTGCACGGCATACGCCGCGCCGCCCAGGGCCGCGCCCACCAGCACCGCTGCCCGCAGGGGCCGCCCCAGGTACACCCCGGCCAGCCGCAGCGCCGCCGGCCACACCGGCCCCGCCTGTTGCAGCGCGTGGGCCCAGGCCTGCGCTTCGGGCAGCCCGCGCACCTGGGCGTCGTGGGCCAGGCCATGCAGGTGGGCGTGCACCTCGGCCACCACGCGGGGCCGCACCTGGGGCGGCAGCAGCAAGGTCAGGCGGCGCAGGTACCGCCGCGCGGCCGGCGGGCAGGGAGCGGCACTCACCACAGGCTCCGCAGGGCGCGGTCAAAGGCGGCGTAGCTCTCGCGGCGGCGCTGCAGCTCGGCGCGCCCCGCTGCCGTCAGCGCGTAGGTGCGCACGGGGGGGCCGCCCCGGGCCAGGGTGGTTTCTGCCGTCTGCAAAAAACCAGCCCGTTCCAGGCGGTGCAGGGCGGGGTACAGGCTGCCCACGTTCAGGGTGATGCGGCCCTGGGTCAGGGCCTCCACCCGCTTAGCGAGGTCCAGGCCGTAGCCACTTTCCCGCTCCAGCACGCTCAGCAGAATCAGGTCCAGATTCCCCTTGAAGAGGTTGAGATCCATAGGTATCAGTGTCTGATATCGGCATCTGATAAGCAAGCGCAAATGGGTGGGGGCACCCGGTCGCCCCAGATGCCCCCACTTGCCCGCCCCGCGCCTCAGCCCGGAATGCGCAGCTTCTGCCCCGGCTGAATCAGGTCCGGGTTGCTGATGTTGTTGTAGTGGGCAATTTTCTTGTATTGCATCGCGTCACCGTAATATTTCTGGGCAATCTCCGAGAGGGAGTCGCCCGCCTTGACGGTGTAGACGGTGTCGCCTGTGTCCTGGTCCTTTTCCTTGGCCAGCTGCTTGGCACCGGCCGCGACGCGCAGGCCGCTGATGTCCACGCCCGCCACGCCGTCCACCGCGCGCGCCAGCTTTTCTGCAAGGCGCTGCTCGTGGTCGTTGTCCACCACGCCGCGCAGGATGATGCTCTTGCCACTCTGCAGCACGTCAATAGGGTCATCGGCCAGTTCGCCGTTGCTCCGCAGCGCCTGATGCACGGCCTTGGCGATGCGGCTGTTGTCTTCCATGTCTGCGTCGTCATCCTGGCCGCCGCTCTGGGGCATGGGCTCCAGCGGCGCGGCCGGCGTGCCCGCGCGGGCGTTCATGTTGCCGGTGGTGGGGGCCAGGTCCGGCTGCAGTTCGGGCAGCGGGGCCTCGGCGGTCTGGGCCTGGGGGGCCGGGGCCGCAGCGGGGGCCGACTGGGGCTGGGGCGCGCTGGCCTGCTCGAAGGTCACGCCGCTCACGTCCACGGTTTTCACGCCGTTGATGCCGCCCGCCACCACCCGGATCAGGCCCAGGTAGCGGTCATGGGGCACCATCCCGCTCACCTTGACCTCGCCGCCGCGTTCCTGCACCTGCAGACCCAGACCTTGCAGGCGAGGCTGCTCGTTCAGCGCGTCTTTCACGCGCTCCGCCGTGCTCTTTCCAAAAGGCCACATGGGGGCCAGCGTACACCGCTGCTTCTGTGGCCCTCCCCTTTTCTTCAGCTTGGGTCAAGACCGCCCCTGGCTGTGGGCTCAGGGCAGAACCCAGAGCTACCCTGGGTTTTACCCTCAACGGCTCTGGGGCGAACGGCGTGACAGCGGTTGAAGTGGAATTGGGGGGCCGCTTTTTGGCCCCAGGGTGGAACTGGCCGCCGCTATCAGGGCAGCGGCGGCAACGACGGCGACTCGACCCAGGTGCGCAGCACGCCCTCGGCACGGGGGCCCAGTTCGGTGCGGGCCAGGGCCAGCAGGTCGGCGGTGCGGGTGGGCCGGGCGGCGCGGGTGCGGGCGTAGGTCTGCAGGAAGGCGCGGAACAGGCCGTCACCCACGGCGCCCCGTAGGGCATGCAGGGCCAGGGCGCCGCGCACATAGGCGCTGCGGTCAAACAGCTCGGCAGGCGTGCGGGCCACCAGCGGGCGAGTGGGCCAGTTTTCCACACTGTCGCGCCAGCGCTGCAGCACGGCGCGGCCCTCCTCTTCTCCCTGGGCCTGTGCCCAGAGCAGTTCGGCGTAGGTGGCAAAACCCTCGTTCAGCCACGTATCGCTCCAGTCGCCCAGGGGCACACTGTTGCCAAACCACTGGTGCGCGGCCTCATGCACGATCACGCGCACGTGGCTGGAGGTCACCGGCATGGTGGACAGCGTGGCCGTTTCCAGCGCCGGCAGGGGCGGCGTGACCACCGCCGAGCCGTAGGTGGCAAATGGGTAGGGGCCGAACCACTCGCCCAGAAGGCGCAGAATCTCGCCGGTGCGCTCGTAGGGCGCGCGGATGTTCGGCGGAGTACCGGGCGGGAAATAGTCGCGCAGCGCCACCGTCTTGCCCCCCACCTGCACCGCCGGGCGGTCCACACGCTCCAGCGGCCCGATGTGAACGGCCAGGGCGTAGGTGGGAATTGGCTCGCGCTGCTCGAAGGTATAGGTGCGGCCCTGGGGCGTGTCCTGCACAGCAGTCTGCCGACCACTGGCGGCGGCGGTAACCCCCCGGGGCACGGTCACGCGCAGGGTGAAGCCAGCGGGATCGCCGGGGTGGTCGTTGACGGGCAGAAAGGCGCGGGTGCCGTCCGGCTCGCTGAAGGTGAAATTCACGCCGGGCTGCGTGCCCTGCCCCGGCAATGCCTGCCAGCCCAGGTCCACCGGCAGGTCGGGGTCAGGCACGCGGCCAGCGGGACCAGCGAGGCGCACCGTCACGCGGGCGGGGGTGCCAGGGGCCAGGGCGCGGCGAATCAGGAGTTTTTCGGCCGCGCGCTCATAGGGCACCGCCGCCCCGTTCCAGGTCACGCCCTGCACCGCCGGGCCCAGGTAATCCAGGCTCAGCAGCGGCAGGGGGCGGGTGGCCTGCACGGTCAGGGTCACCTGGGCCTGCAGGGTGCGGGTGCCGGGCTGCGGCACCCGCAGCGCCACGTCGTAGTGTGTGACGTCCAGCCCGGCCTGACCCAGTTGCGGATAGATGCGGTCGCCCCAGGCGGTGGGGACGGCCGGGGCCAGTGCCCCCTGGCCCAGCGCGCCGCCCAGCAGCGCCAGCGCCAGGCCCCACACGAGCGGCGCCATGTTAGATGGGGTAATAGGCGCGGGGCTGGCCCTGCACGAAGTCGCGGGTAGGCACCCAGATCAGCGGATTGCGCTCCTCGACCTCGGGCGGCGGGCCGTAGCGCACCAGCCCCTCCACCTGATCAAACGGCACCCATTTCACGCCCACCACTTCGGGGTCGGTGGGGTCCAGGGTGCCGTGAAAAGTGGCGGTAAAGCGGCCGAAAATTGCGTAGCACTCGTTGCGGGTGCCGGTCAGCAGCTCGCCTTCGAGCAGGCTGATAAACATCAGGTCGGTGACGGTCAGGCCGGTTTCCACCAGCACCTGCCGCACCGCCGCGTCGCCCAGGGTTTCGCCGGGCAGCGCCTTGCCCCCG
This genomic interval carries:
- the lepB gene encoding signal peptidase I, which codes for MTRLWAARLWATLREWGQPVLFALVVTQFGASAVQVDGASMLPALRHGEWLAVEKAGGWVHRLGVGGYARGDIVVFKPPRGAEAAWSQMYRGMPLPWRYRPFLVKRVIGLPGDRVSLRGGVVRVNGRVLPEVARTFWAAYCLDTLGPQANGVAPWPAAAPQPEVTVPPGHYYLLGDNRSPGGSLDSRLFGPVPVGDIAGRALARVWPLQRPAQATPPCDGEPHPEDRVRLSGAAEFSPRWLLGGP
- a CDS encoding PadR family transcriptional regulator, producing the protein MDLNLFKGNLDLILLSVLERESGYGLDLAKRVEALTQGRITLNVGSLYPALHRLERAGFLQTAETTLARGGPPVRTYALTAAGRAELQRRRESYAAFDRALRSLW
- a CDS encoding BON domain-containing protein; translation: MWPFGKSTAERVKDALNEQPRLQGLGLQVQERGGEVKVSGMVPHDRYLGLIRVVAGGINGVKTVDVSGVTFEQASAPQPQSAPAAAPAPQAQTAEAPLPELQPDLAPTTGNMNARAGTPAAPLEPMPQSGGQDDDADMEDNSRIAKAVHQALRSNGELADDPIDVLQSGKSIILRGVVDNDHEQRLAEKLARAVDGVAGVDISGLRVAAGAKQLAKEKDQDTGDTVYTVKAGDSLSEIAQKYYGDAMQYKKIAHYNNISNPDLIQPGQKLRIPG
- a CDS encoding M1 family metallopeptidase; this translates as MAPLVWGLALALLGGALGQGALAPAVPTAWGDRIYPQLGQAGLDVTHYDVALRVPQPGTRTLQAQVTLTVQATRPLPLLSLDYLGPAVQGVTWNGAAVPYERAAEKLLIRRALAPGTPARVTVRLAGPAGRVPDPDLPVDLGWQALPGQGTQPGVNFTFSEPDGTRAFLPVNDHPGDPAGFTLRVTVPRGVTAAASGRQTAVQDTPQGRTYTFEQREPIPTYALAVHIGPLERVDRPAVQVGGKTVALRDYFPPGTPPNIRAPYERTGEILRLLGEWFGPYPFATYGSAVVTPPLPALETATLSTMPVTSSHVRVIVHEAAHQWFGNSVPLGDWSDTWLNEGFATYAELLWAQAQGEEEGRAVLQRWRDSVENWPTRPLVARTPAELFDRSAYVRGALALHALRGAVGDGLFRAFLQTYARTRAARPTRTADLLALARTELGPRAEGVLRTWVESPSLPPLP
- a CDS encoding NUDIX domain-containing protein; this encodes MSHLSRTLPVKRAAHVYLVHEGKLLLVEERMDDGSIFYGLPGGKALPGETLGDAAVRQVLVETGLTVTDLMFISLLEGELLTGTRNECYAIFGRFTATFHGTLDPTDPEVVGVKWVPFDQVEGLVRYGPPPEVEERNPLIWVPTRDFVQGQPRAYYPI